A region of Vigna radiata var. radiata cultivar VC1973A chromosome 6, Vradiata_ver6, whole genome shotgun sequence DNA encodes the following proteins:
- the LOC106763703 gene encoding ACT domain-containing protein ACR2, whose translation MNNTVCSPYFDPDFDTLPERLYGPPCRVCIDNDSMKGCTVVKVDSVNKEGLLLEVVQVLTDMNLQICKSYISCDAGWFMDVFHVRDENGNKLTDQKAINEIQQALGKSRASPPSQQYSNVNSVITTMTNYKTYSKKFIPLLSNSTDQYTAIEMTGTDRPGLFSEISAALVDLRCNIVEVHAWSHNARLACVAYISDQSTDSAIEDPSRLTSIEDHLTTVLRATTNRNGDGTSTCPDVKTSEFLGGEGNMTSVERRLHQLMLSVRDFEAPSSPKEMKGRKRMVTIESCEQKGYSIVNIECKDRPRLMFDTVCTLTDMQYVIFHASISSHGGYAFQEYFIRHVDGYALDTASEKERVIKCLEAAIERRVCEGVRLELCAENRVGLLSDITRVLRENGLVVVRADVETHGEKSVNAFYVKDISGNEVDVEYFSNSVKREMGPIVTLHVKNDTTRRKSSPSLSFGGMLRSRIERLSHGFII comes from the exons ATGAACAACACCGTTTGTTCGCCTTACTTTGATCCTGATTTTGATACTCTCCCAGAAAGATTATATGGTCCACC TTGCCGAGTCTGCATCGACAATGACAGCATGAAGGGATGCACAGTGGTCAAG GTAGATAGTGTTAACAAGGAGGGTCTTCTCCTAGAAGTGGTGCAAGTTTTGACAGACATGAACCTTCAAATCTGCAAAAGCTATATTTCATGTGATGCTGGTTGGTTCATGGATG TGTTTCATGTTAGAGACGAGAATGGCAACAAACTAACGGATCAGAAAGCCATCAACGAAATCCAACAG GCCCTAGGAAAATCAAGAGCCTCTCCACCATCACAACAATACAGCAACGTCAATTCAGTCATCACAACAATGACTAACTACAAGACCTATTCCAAGAAATTCATCCCTTTACTCTCTAACTCAACTGACCAGTACACAGCAATTGAAATGACCGGCACGGACCGTCCCGGATTATTTTCCGAGATCTCGGCTGCGTTGGTGGATCTCCGATGTAACATAGTTGAAGTCCACGCATGGAGTCATAATGCACGACTCGCATGCGTGGCTTACATATCGGATCAATCCACCGATTCTGCTATTGAGGATCCTTCTCGTCTAACCTCTATAGAGGATCACTTGACAACTGTATTGCGTGCCACCACCAATCGTAATGGTGATGGCACGAGTACTTGTCCAGATGTCAAGACCTCGGAGTTTTTAGGAGGAGAAGGGAACATGACTAGTGTGGAACGGAGGTTGCACCAGCTTATGCTTTCTGTTAGGGACTTTGAGGCTCCTTCATCTCCGAAAGAGATGAAGGGAAGGAAAAGAATGGTGACAATTGAAAGTTGTGAACAAAAGGGGTATTCAATTGTGAACATTGAGTGTAAGGATCGTCCCAGGCTCATGTTTGATACCGTTTGCACGTTAACAGACATGCAGTACGTAATTTTCCATGCTTCCATCAGTTCTCATGGAGGCTATGCATTTCAG GAGTATTTTATCAGGCACGTAGATGGATATGCTTTAGATACGGCAAGTGAAAAGGAACGAGTAATAAAATGTTTAGAGGCAGCCATAGAACGCAGGGTTTGTGAg GGAGTTAGGTTAGAGTTGTGTGCAGAGAATAGAGTAGGGTTACTGTCGGACATAACAAGAGTACTGCGAGAGAATGGGCTGGTGGTTGTTCGAGCAGACGTTGAAACGCATGGAGAGAAATCCGTGAACGCTTTCTATGTGAAAGACATATCAGGGAACGAGGTTGATGTAGAGTACTTCAGCAACTCCGTGAAGAGGGAGATGGGTCCAATCGTCACACTCCATGTCAAGAATGACACCACCAGAAGAAAatcttctccttctctctccTTTGGAGGCATGCTAAGATCTCGGATTGAACGTCTTTCTCATGGCTTCATTATATGA
- the LOC106764463 gene encoding probable glycosyltransferase At5g25310, translating into MDIPRKCLLSPILALILLSFIVVVVLRPVQLLQFTTIAAPKRGHSVSLDHLRMKLSGENQLHAVVNSGEFRRNKFSDDRGSTRKKVGKVEQTLAAARASMRKAASESEGDERSNHTVATTVHDGGDRHYVPAGAIYRNARLFHRSYLEMEKIFKVYVYPEGELPIAHDGPCKDIYSIEGRFLHEMEHGPGRFRTNDPNAAHVYFLPFSVTWMVKYLYTPLSYNVTPLKQFVSDYVRLISMRHPFWNTTHGADHFMLSCHDWAPHASQGNPFLYNTSIRVMCNANTSEGFNPRKDVSLPEIHLYGGEVSPKLLSPPSNNTPRRYLAFFSGGLHGPIRPSLLHHWKNHDADIRVYEYLPKDLDYYSFMLNSKFCLCPSGHEVASPRIVEAIYAECVPVILSKYYVLPFGDVLQWKAFSVQVEVSDIPRLKEILSSISEDEYWKLKEGVKAVRKHFTLNRPAKRFDVFHMILHSIWLRRLNIQLR; encoded by the exons ATGGATATTCCGCGCAAATGTCTCTTATCTCCAATTCTCGCGCTCATTCTACTTTCGTTCATCGTCGTCGTGGTGCTGCGTCCAGTTCAGTTACTCCAATTCACGACAATCGCTGCTCCAAAACGTGGACATTCCGTTTCTCTGGATCATCTGCGAATGAAGCTCTCCGGCGAGAATCAACTTCACGCCGTCGTAAATTCCGGCGAATTTCGACGTAACAAATTCAGTGATGACCGAGGTTCTACC AGGAAGAAGGTAGGAAAAGTAGAACAAACACTCGCGGCGGCGAGAGCTTCGATGCGAAAGGCTGCGTCAGAATCAGAAGGTGATGAGAGGAGCAATCACACTGTGGCAACCACCGTGCATGACGGCGGAGACCGCCACTATGTACCAGCCGGAGCTATCTATCGTAACGCTCGCTTGTTTCATCG GAGCTACCTAGAGATGGAGAAAATATTCAAAGTATACGTATACCCAGAGGGTGAGCTCCCAATAGCTCATGATGGCCCGTGCAAAGACATATACTCAATTGAAGGAAGATTCCTCCATGAGATGGAACATGGTCCAGGGAGGTTTAGGACCAACGACCCCAATGCCGCTCACGTTTACTTCTTGCCATTCAGCGTTACTTGGATGGTGAAGTATCTCTATACTCCACTTTCATACAATGTCACTCCTTTAAAGCAGTTTGTTTCTGACTATGTGAGACTCATATCCATGAGGCATCCCTTCTGGAATACAACTCATGGTGCCGACCACTTCATGCTTTCCTGTCATGATTGG GCTCCTCATGCATCACAGGGAAATCCCTTCCTCTACAACACCTCCATCCGTGTCATGTGCAACGCCAACACCTCAGAGGGCTTCAACCCTCGAAAGGACGTCTCCCTTCCAGAAATCCACCTTTACGGAGGCGAAGTCTCCCCCAAACTTCTCTCGCCCCCATCCAACAACACCCCACGCCGCTACCTCGCCTTTTTCTCCGGCGGTCTTCACGGTCCAATCCGCCCCAGCCTCCTCCACCACTGGAAGAACCACGACGCTGACATTCGCGTCTACGAATACCTCCCCAAAGACCTTGACTACTACTCCTTCATGCTCAACTCCAAGTTCTGTCTTTGTCCCAGTGGCCACGAAGTGGCCAGTCCCAGAATCGTGGAAGCAATTTATGCCGAATGCGTTCCTGTCATCCTTTCCAAGTATTACGTGTTGCCCTTCGGTGATGTGCTGCAATGGAAGGCGTTTTCGGTGCAGGTGGAGGTTTCAGATATTCCTAGGTTGAAAGAGATTCTTAGTTCGATTTCCGAGGATGAATATTGGAAGCTCAAGGAGGGAGTGAAGGCTGTGAGGAAGCATTTTACACTGAATCGGCCTGCCAAGAGATTCGATGTTTTTCACATGATCTTGCACTCTATATGGTTAAGGAGACTAAACATACAACTCAGATAG
- the LOC106764508 gene encoding uncharacterized transporter C405.03c isoform X2, which produces MGWRYKAGLFLILTVVIIWVTSAEVTQDIFIDYKQPFAVTYLGASLMVVYLPIAFIKDWFYKLYKKKSSKTGKGGDEFAVRIMSPRKSSGGQRNSEVEMGSMARKDSDADLSMNEESMPLVAKYNDANATKANKQLTTREIATYGFYIAPIWFLTEYLSNAALARTSVASTTVLSSTSGLFTLFIGVLMGQETLNIAKIVSVLVSMAGVVMTTLGKTWATDDALASPSNGQRTLVGDLFGLLSAITYGLFTVLLKKASGEEGERIDVQKLFGYIGLFTLLALWWLIWPLSAIGVEPKFTIPHSIRVDEVVLANGFVGSVLSDYFWALCVVWTTPIVATLGMSLTIPLAMLADMLIHGRHYSVLYIFGSAQVFAGFVIANISDRISKVGL; this is translated from the exons ATGGGGTGGAGATACAAGGCAGGATTGTTCCTAATACTTACTGTGGTTATCATATGGGTCACCTCTGCTGAAGTCACCCAG GATATTTTTATAGATTACAAGCAGCCATTTGCAGTGACATATCTTGGAGCTTCTCTTATGGTAGTGTACCTCCCAATAGCTTTCATTAAGGACTGGTtttataagttatataaaaaaaaatcttctaaaACTGGAAAAGGTGGGGATGAGTTTGCTGTCCGGATTATGTCTCCTCGCAAGAGCAGTGGAGGGCAAAGGAACAGTGAAGTGGAAATGGGGAGTATGGCTCGAAAAGATAGTGATGCAGACCTTTCAATGAATGAGGAATCAATGCCATTGGTGGCTAAATATAATGATGCTAATGCGACAAAGGCAAACAAACAACTTACTACAAGAGAAATTGCTACTTATGGATTTTACATTGCACCTATCTGGTTTCTAACAGAG TATCTATCAAATGCTGCCCTTGCACGAACTAGTGTTGCAAGCACAACAGTGTTGTCATCTACTTCAGGACTCTTCACTCTCTTCATTGGTGTTCTTATGGGGCAAGAGACTTTGAATATAGCAAAAATAGTTTCTGTCTTGGTCAGCATGGCCGGGGTTGTGATGACAACTCTGGGGAAAACATGGGCTACAGATGATGCTCTAGCAAGTCCTTC CAATGGACAGCGCACTCTTGTTGGAGATCTTTTTGGACTTCTCTCAGCCATTACATATGGTCTGTTTACAG TTCTTCTTAAAAAAGCTTCTGGGGAAGAAGGAGAACGGATTGATGTGCAAAAGCTGTTTGGATAtattggattgtttacacttcTAGCACTATGGTGGCTTA TCTGGCCATTGTCAGCCATAGGAGTTGAACCTAAGTTTACTATTCCTCATTCTATTAGAGTGGATGAAGTGGTGCTTGCCAATGGATTTGTTGGAAGTGTTCTCTCAGACTACTTCTG GGCACTCTGTGTTGTGTGGACAACTCCCATTGTGGCCACTTTGGGCATGTCACTCACCATTCCTCTTGCTATGTTGGCTGACATGCTGATCCATGGTCGGCATTATTCAGTATTGTACATTTTTGGCTCAGCTCAG GTATTTGCAGGCTTTGTGATAGCTAATATTTCAGATAGGATATCCAAGGTGGGATTATAG
- the LOC106764508 gene encoding uncharacterized transporter C405.03c isoform X1 — translation MGWRYKAGLFLILTVVIIWVTSAEVTQDIFIDYKQPFAVTYLGASLMVVYLPIAFIKDWFYKLYKKKSSKTGKGGDEFAVRIMSPRKSSGGQRNSEVEMGSMARKDSDADLSMNEESMPLVAKYNDANATKANKQLTTREIATYGFYIAPIWFLTEYLSNAALARTSVASTTVLSSTSGLFTLFIGVLMGQETLNIAKIVSVLVSMAGVVMTTLGKTWATDDALASPSNGQRTLVGDLFGLLSAITYGLFTVLLKKASGEEGERIDVQKLFGYIGLFTLLALWWLIWPLSAIGVEPKFTIPHSIRVDEVVLANGFVGSVLSDYFWALCVVWTTPIVATLGMSLTIPLAMLADMLIHGRHYSVLYIFGSAQVFAGFVIANISDRISKENHIQDIKC, via the exons ATGGGGTGGAGATACAAGGCAGGATTGTTCCTAATACTTACTGTGGTTATCATATGGGTCACCTCTGCTGAAGTCACCCAG GATATTTTTATAGATTACAAGCAGCCATTTGCAGTGACATATCTTGGAGCTTCTCTTATGGTAGTGTACCTCCCAATAGCTTTCATTAAGGACTGGTtttataagttatataaaaaaaaatcttctaaaACTGGAAAAGGTGGGGATGAGTTTGCTGTCCGGATTATGTCTCCTCGCAAGAGCAGTGGAGGGCAAAGGAACAGTGAAGTGGAAATGGGGAGTATGGCTCGAAAAGATAGTGATGCAGACCTTTCAATGAATGAGGAATCAATGCCATTGGTGGCTAAATATAATGATGCTAATGCGACAAAGGCAAACAAACAACTTACTACAAGAGAAATTGCTACTTATGGATTTTACATTGCACCTATCTGGTTTCTAACAGAG TATCTATCAAATGCTGCCCTTGCACGAACTAGTGTTGCAAGCACAACAGTGTTGTCATCTACTTCAGGACTCTTCACTCTCTTCATTGGTGTTCTTATGGGGCAAGAGACTTTGAATATAGCAAAAATAGTTTCTGTCTTGGTCAGCATGGCCGGGGTTGTGATGACAACTCTGGGGAAAACATGGGCTACAGATGATGCTCTAGCAAGTCCTTC CAATGGACAGCGCACTCTTGTTGGAGATCTTTTTGGACTTCTCTCAGCCATTACATATGGTCTGTTTACAG TTCTTCTTAAAAAAGCTTCTGGGGAAGAAGGAGAACGGATTGATGTGCAAAAGCTGTTTGGATAtattggattgtttacacttcTAGCACTATGGTGGCTTA TCTGGCCATTGTCAGCCATAGGAGTTGAACCTAAGTTTACTATTCCTCATTCTATTAGAGTGGATGAAGTGGTGCTTGCCAATGGATTTGTTGGAAGTGTTCTCTCAGACTACTTCTG GGCACTCTGTGTTGTGTGGACAACTCCCATTGTGGCCACTTTGGGCATGTCACTCACCATTCCTCTTGCTATGTTGGCTGACATGCTGATCCATGGTCGGCATTATTCAGTATTGTACATTTTTGGCTCAGCTCAG GTATTTGCAGGCTTTGTGATAGCTAATATTTCAGATAGGATATCCAAG GAAAATCACATCCAAGATATTAAATGTTAA
- the LOC106764508 gene encoding uncharacterized vacuolar membrane protein YML018C isoform X3 produces MGWRYKAGLFLILTVVIIWVTSAEVTQDIFIDYKQPFAVTYLGASLMVVYLPIAFIKDWFYKLYKKKSSKTGKGGDEFAVRIMSPRKSSGGQRNSEVEMGSMARKDSDADLSMNEESMPLVAKYNDANATKANKQLTTREIATYGFYIAPIWFLTEYLSNAALARTSVASTTVLSSTSGLFTLFIGVLMGQETLNIAKIVSVLVSMAGVVMTTLGKTWATDDALASPSNGQRTLVGDLFGLLSAITYGLFTVLLKKASGEEGERIDVQKLFGYIGLFTLLALWWLKWMKWCLPMDLLEVFSQTTSGHSVLCGQLPLWPLWACHSPFLLLCWLTC; encoded by the exons ATGGGGTGGAGATACAAGGCAGGATTGTTCCTAATACTTACTGTGGTTATCATATGGGTCACCTCTGCTGAAGTCACCCAG GATATTTTTATAGATTACAAGCAGCCATTTGCAGTGACATATCTTGGAGCTTCTCTTATGGTAGTGTACCTCCCAATAGCTTTCATTAAGGACTGGTtttataagttatataaaaaaaaatcttctaaaACTGGAAAAGGTGGGGATGAGTTTGCTGTCCGGATTATGTCTCCTCGCAAGAGCAGTGGAGGGCAAAGGAACAGTGAAGTGGAAATGGGGAGTATGGCTCGAAAAGATAGTGATGCAGACCTTTCAATGAATGAGGAATCAATGCCATTGGTGGCTAAATATAATGATGCTAATGCGACAAAGGCAAACAAACAACTTACTACAAGAGAAATTGCTACTTATGGATTTTACATTGCACCTATCTGGTTTCTAACAGAG TATCTATCAAATGCTGCCCTTGCACGAACTAGTGTTGCAAGCACAACAGTGTTGTCATCTACTTCAGGACTCTTCACTCTCTTCATTGGTGTTCTTATGGGGCAAGAGACTTTGAATATAGCAAAAATAGTTTCTGTCTTGGTCAGCATGGCCGGGGTTGTGATGACAACTCTGGGGAAAACATGGGCTACAGATGATGCTCTAGCAAGTCCTTC CAATGGACAGCGCACTCTTGTTGGAGATCTTTTTGGACTTCTCTCAGCCATTACATATGGTCTGTTTACAG TTCTTCTTAAAAAAGCTTCTGGGGAAGAAGGAGAACGGATTGATGTGCAAAAGCTGTTTGGATAtattggattgtttacacttcTAGCACTATGGTGGCTTA AGTGGATGAAGTGGTGCTTGCCAATGGATTTGTTGGAAGTGTTCTCTCAGACTACTTCTG GGCACTCTGTGTTGTGTGGACAACTCCCATTGTGGCCACTTTGGGCATGTCACTCACCATTCCTCTTGCTATGTTGGCTGACATGCTGA